One window of Acidobacteriota bacterium genomic DNA carries:
- a CDS encoding MBL fold metallo-hydrolase produces MTVQLGEFQLDIVSDGTFYLDGGAMFGVVPRVVWERVMPPDDKHRIRLGTNTLLVRTPHETILIDTGIGEKWSPKHLEMYGIHHETTVPKSLATLGLSVEDITLVIDTHLHFDHAGGNTFVDADGTLKPTFPKARYVVQRQEYLHACSPHERDRASYMPENWEPLVATGQLEFSDGEQEISPGITVVPIRGHNDFTQCVRIESAGKIAFYWADTIPTTAHIPFAWVMGYDLYPVELLEHKKRLIPQAAREGWLNVFEHDQDMPMAYIVEEKGKYRAKALNPEVSVPPA; encoded by the coding sequence ATGACTGTTCAACTTGGTGAATTTCAACTTGATATTGTGTCGGATGGAACCTTCTATCTGGACGGTGGTGCGATGTTTGGCGTCGTGCCTCGTGTTGTTTGGGAGCGGGTGATGCCGCCTGATGACAAACACCGCATTCGGCTGGGAACAAATACCTTGCTGGTCCGAACGCCCCATGAAACGATCCTGATTGACACTGGAATTGGTGAAAAATGGTCGCCCAAACACCTGGAAATGTATGGGATCCACCATGAAACCACGGTCCCGAAATCGCTGGCAACCCTGGGACTTTCAGTCGAAGACATCACTCTGGTGATTGATACCCATCTTCACTTTGACCACGCAGGTGGCAACACCTTTGTAGATGCGGATGGAACGCTCAAACCAACCTTTCCAAAGGCGCGCTATGTGGTGCAACGCCAGGAATATTTGCACGCCTGTTCTCCCCACGAACGCGACCGGGCCAGCTATATGCCCGAAAACTGGGAACCGCTGGTGGCAACCGGACAGTTGGAATTTTCAGATGGCGAACAAGAAATCTCCCCAGGTATTACGGTGGTCCCCATCCGTGGCCATAATGATTTCACTCAGTGTGTGCGAATCGAATCCGCCGGAAAAATCGCTTTTTACTGGGCCGATACCATTCCAACCACGGCCCACATTCCCTTTGCCTGGGTAATGGGGTATGACCTGTACCCGGTCGAACTCCTCGAACACAAAAAGCGGCTCATTCCACAGGCTGCTCGTGAAGGCTGGCTCAATGTGTTTGAGCACGACCAGGATATGCCAATGGCGTATATTGTTGAGGAAAAAGGGAAATACCGTGCAAAAGCCCTCAATCCCGAAGTGTCAGTACCACCTGCGTAA
- a CDS encoding MaoC family dehydratase → MEEPQSNQLLVVENIHELKKYIGQDIALADSYHIDQTRVDQFATITEDRQWIHTDVERARRESPHGGTIAHGFLTLSLLNHFLLQAVEVKNVRLGLNYGLNSVRFPAIVPTGSNLQAQVRLLSVEDVTGGIQAVWKFTITCQGNEKPSCVAEWVVRYYE, encoded by the coding sequence ATGGAAGAACCTCAATCAAATCAATTACTTGTCGTCGAAAACATCCACGAATTGAAAAAGTATATCGGCCAGGATATTGCCCTTGCCGACTCTTATCACATTGATCAAACCAGGGTTGACCAGTTTGCTACTATTACCGAAGATCGTCAGTGGATTCATACTGACGTGGAGCGTGCCCGCCGCGAATCACCCCACGGCGGAACCATTGCCCACGGTTTTTTGACCCTTTCGCTGCTCAACCATTTTCTTTTGCAGGCAGTAGAAGTCAAAAATGTTCGGCTTGGGCTCAATTATGGGCTCAATTCCGTCCGGTTTCCGGCCATTGTCCCAACCGGAAGCAACCTTCAGGCTCAGGTTCGGCTCCTGTCAGTCGAAGACGTCACGGGTGGCATTCAGGCGGTTTGGAAATTCACCATCACCTGTCAGGGAAATGAAAAACCGTCCTGCGTGGCCGAATGGGTGGTGAGGTACTATGAATGA
- a CDS encoding mechanosensitive ion channel: METLIKLAEIIREILNFPLIQFGKTPVTPWTLLYLIMLVLALVTFSNWLKRWIVKRALARPSIHIGVREAFGSIIRYFTLVIGLMMIMQTAGIDLTSILTLAGALGIGIGLGLQNITNNFVSGLIILFERPIKVGDRIEVGNVTGDVVTISPRATTVITNDNIAMIIPNSEFISSQVINWSYRDQRVRFNFKLPVSYEVKPEAVRKVLLEVAAEHPGVLKDRRSDVLIHEFGENGIIYILRVWSSEYIGNPGVLRSELFYSVVRKFEEQGIVIPFPQRDIHIRSGAVELKASEK, encoded by the coding sequence ATGGAAACGTTGATCAAACTGGCTGAGATAATCCGTGAAATATTAAATTTTCCGCTCATTCAGTTTGGAAAAACTCCGGTTACGCCGTGGACGCTCTTGTATTTGATCATGCTGGTTCTGGCGCTGGTTACCTTTTCAAACTGGCTAAAACGCTGGATTGTCAAACGTGCCCTGGCTCGACCATCCATTCACATCGGTGTCCGCGAAGCCTTCGGATCAATTATCCGCTATTTCACCCTCGTCATTGGCCTGATGATGATTATGCAAACCGCCGGAATTGACCTGACGTCAATTCTGACCCTTGCCGGCGCACTGGGAATCGGTATCGGTCTCGGGTTGCAAAACATCACCAATAACTTCGTCAGCGGCCTGATCATTTTGTTTGAACGGCCAATCAAGGTTGGAGACCGCATCGAAGTCGGCAATGTCACAGGCGACGTGGTGACCATTTCGCCCCGTGCCACGACGGTAATCACCAACGACAACATCGCCATGATCATTCCCAACTCGGAATTTATCTCCTCGCAGGTCATCAACTGGAGCTATCGGGATCAACGGGTCCGATTCAATTTTAAGCTGCCGGTGTCATATGAGGTAAAGCCTGAGGCGGTCCGCAAGGTGCTCCTGGAAGTGGCCGCCGAACATCCAGGCGTACTCAAAGATCGCCGGTCGGATGTGTTGATTCACGAATTTGGCGAGAATGGAATCATCTATATCCTTCGGGTCTGGTCGAGCGAATACATCGGCAATCCAGGTGTTCTGCGCAGTGAACTGTTTTATTCCGTGGTGCGAAAGTTTGAAGAGCAAGGCATCGTGATCCCCTTCCCTCAACGTGACATCCATATCCGAAGCGGCGCGGTCGAGTTGAAAGCCAGTGAAAAATGA
- a CDS encoding SUMF1/EgtB/PvdO family nonheme iron enzyme, producing MRKCPKCHREWGATEEVIFCPSDGALVTNLVLNGKYRLENLLNEGGMGTVYRATHLALDKTVAIKVLSPRLLFSDISRKRFLREARYTAELQHDNIIQVFDLDEENGITYFVMELLEGLDLRQKMQQQGRMTYNEIAHILNQTCTAVHAAHSRGILHRDLKPANIFLTPTDDGLERIKVLDFGIAKLVAHETQSLTADGAVVGTPEYVSPEQACDEILDARSDVYSLGVILYEMLTRQVPFRASMPALTLLKHINEKPTPLRSINSDIPQAVENVVLQALEKKREHRQQSAAQLAQEFSEAIENCGTVLYGQVLSIHEFETMLIDRGQPTSQRRGRARYFTETLPGDIALEMIYVPGGTFLMGSPKNEPGRSSDEGPQHQVTLSPFFLGKFQITQEQWRVVAGLPKQVRHLNPDPAYFKDPNRPVEQVSWDDAVEFCQRLSHSTGKAYRLPTEAEWEYACRAGTTTPFSCGESITTEVANFNGSGSSVLMSSKGKARGETVPVGNLGMANNFGLYDMHGNVWEWCSDWFSRYTIDPVIDPKGPARGSGRVNRGGSWFSLAANCRSANRGSLSPGSKLAYLGLRVAACIQ from the coding sequence ATGCGGAAATGTCCTAAATGCCACCGTGAGTGGGGCGCTACGGAAGAAGTCATCTTCTGTCCCAGTGACGGTGCGCTGGTTACCAATCTCGTGCTCAATGGCAAATATCGCCTCGAAAACCTGCTCAACGAAGGCGGGATGGGGACGGTGTATCGGGCGACACACCTGGCACTGGACAAAACCGTTGCGATTAAGGTCCTTTCACCGCGCCTGCTGTTTAGCGATATTTCCCGAAAACGGTTTCTGCGCGAGGCACGCTACACGGCGGAACTCCAACACGACAACATCATTCAGGTCTTTGATTTAGACGAAGAAAACGGCATTACCTACTTTGTCATGGAACTGCTTGAAGGGCTCGACTTGCGACAAAAAATGCAGCAACAGGGCCGAATGACCTATAACGAGATCGCCCATATTCTGAATCAAACCTGTACCGCCGTTCATGCCGCCCACAGCCGGGGGATTTTGCATCGTGATTTGAAACCAGCCAATATTTTTCTAACGCCCACGGATGATGGACTGGAACGAATCAAAGTCCTTGATTTTGGAATTGCCAAACTGGTCGCTCACGAAACGCAATCATTGACGGCGGATGGCGCGGTGGTGGGGACTCCAGAGTATGTTTCACCCGAACAAGCCTGTGATGAAATCCTCGATGCCCGTTCGGATGTCTACAGTTTAGGGGTGATCTTGTATGAAATGCTGACCCGTCAGGTGCCATTTCGGGCTTCGATGCCGGCGCTCACCCTGCTCAAACACATCAATGAAAAGCCGACACCGTTGCGGAGCATCAATTCCGATATTCCTCAAGCCGTTGAAAATGTCGTGCTCCAGGCGCTCGAAAAAAAGCGCGAACACCGTCAGCAATCAGCCGCGCAACTGGCCCAGGAATTCTCTGAGGCCATCGAGAACTGCGGCACCGTGCTCTATGGTCAGGTGCTCAGCATCCACGAATTCGAAACCATGCTGATTGACCGTGGCCAGCCAACCAGTCAGCGGCGTGGGCGCGCACGGTACTTCACCGAGACCCTGCCGGGCGATATTGCCCTGGAAATGATCTATGTTCCGGGTGGAACGTTTCTGATGGGGTCTCCCAAAAATGAGCCTGGACGCAGTTCGGACGAAGGCCCGCAACATCAAGTTACCCTGTCACCTTTCTTTCTGGGCAAATTCCAGATTACCCAGGAACAATGGCGCGTGGTGGCCGGGCTTCCCAAACAGGTCCGGCATTTAAACCCAGACCCAGCCTACTTTAAAGACCCCAACCGCCCTGTCGAACAAGTTTCCTGGGATGACGCGGTTGAATTCTGTCAACGGCTATCGCACAGCACCGGTAAAGCCTACCGACTGCCAACCGAAGCCGAGTGGGAATATGCCTGCCGGGCTGGAACCACCACGCCGTTTAGCTGTGGCGAAAGCATCACCACCGAAGTCGCTAATTTCAACGGCAGTGGATCATCCGTTTTGATGAGTTCAAAAGGCAAAGCACGCGGAGAAACAGTTCCAGTCGGAAACCTGGGAATGGCCAACAACTTTGGACTCTATGACATGCACGGAAACGTCTGGGAATGGTGCTCTGACTGGTTTAGCCGGTACACGATTGACCCGGTGATTGATCCAAAAGGACCAGCCCGGGGATCAGGACGGGTCAATCGAGGTGGAAGCTGGTTTAGCCTGGCCGCCAATTGCCGGTCAGCCAATCGCGGCAGTCTTTCTCCTGGAAGCAAACTCGCGTATTTGGGTCTTCGCGTTGCCGCCTGCATCCAGTGA
- a CDS encoding PEGA domain-containing protein, producing MLVCPKCNAVYNDKLKYCSVDGNLLVPGFPETYLAVGQVLNESLRVVTRWRADRLGEVYQAEETFMSGSYVALRLFRPGLITSEIRTALEGLADSIRGILPDPDVITGYFTVEFSDNRYALVSGYVHGRLLDDIVIQEAPLPPTRVVALLLRLTEICANLHQDGWIHGDLTPESIIITGFDETEGYSLKILDYGLARVIAQFGKRSLCGPTGHLAVRNYETYLAPEILGPDPSLITHRADIYSLGAMCYHLLSGHLPFFFDQLGITGPVYMTDDPRPLPVLRPELEVPTRLEQLMLRMLNRDPNLRPASMEEINATLQDLQLEMSLEISKAKTGYSGMRSTGMIASPVPVEKANAPTLPELTPPPPGAPVGLSGTGAALASANLASSAQPAPSESNFPIPIPVPDPSIAPRSKKSNPLNLQTSRIDAQELNQFQASFNDPPTSGGLPRKQSDPLKTVVVPAQSLASEPQVPVENPSQPIPPAAPPTVVTPIQSPVAIPAAPTVVSSPIAFKPSPEVKKSISGEMDRSSDPGRAGRSGSPATTSGEHRLPPPPVVPNRSSAKTKPAGRARWINLAIGAVLLVAISIGVVLTFFNRPLPVGTIVIVTDPKGTLVYLDDKLLNPSPTTLKNVPVGPHKLKFVKEGFLELEKEVVVEAGQTLELPVVLQPIRPIPPPGTGTPAERVDEFLRLAEDAFKRTDFVTPESDNALFYAEAVLAIQPDNASATQMRKRINDALAKQAETALNRNDFATSQIAYSQLAEKFPDDPRGAEGVKKVSTMLEQRRGQINEFLANGESAFTSGKLLEPADSSAYFYSAQVIAIDRRNTQAIALRNKVKDTVKQQAEQAAQGNNFQLALTQYQKLIRSFPEDKKLAIRLREIEGAKTKADAALAAASSPKNLQAQGMQKFRAGNYAEAIPDLEAAVNGGVSDTETCYALGYAYLKRGQSGTAKRYFTQASQTNPNHGPSLAHLAVLTEQSKDIERAITLYDRAIKAGGGGDYSVGELQQRVDSLRSALSKAKEPSPYSTAVTKEGGFFGSDTPGTLSVSVSGVSFRADKGKDSFSSPLKQVTELRAEGDKLTMKVGGKKHTFRCSSATNFIQTFNACIKFTQTPN from the coding sequence ATGCTGGTTTGTCCAAAGTGCAACGCGGTTTACAACGACAAACTCAAGTACTGCAGCGTGGATGGAAACCTGCTGGTCCCAGGATTTCCTGAAACCTACCTGGCGGTGGGGCAAGTGCTGAACGAAAGTTTACGGGTGGTGACGCGCTGGCGGGCTGATCGCCTGGGTGAAGTGTATCAGGCTGAAGAAACCTTTATGAGTGGGAGCTATGTTGCGCTCCGGTTGTTTCGTCCCGGCCTGATCACCAGCGAAATCCGAACGGCCCTCGAAGGTTTGGCTGATTCAATTCGGGGTATTTTGCCGGATCCGGATGTCATTACCGGATACTTCACCGTCGAATTTTCCGACAACCGATATGCCCTGGTTTCAGGGTACGTCCACGGACGATTGCTTGACGATATTGTGATTCAGGAAGCCCCCCTCCCCCCAACCCGGGTGGTTGCGCTCTTGCTGCGGTTGACTGAAATCTGCGCCAATCTGCACCAGGATGGATGGATTCACGGTGACTTGACCCCAGAAAGCATCATTATCACCGGGTTTGATGAAACTGAAGGCTATAGCCTGAAAATTCTTGACTATGGGCTGGCTCGGGTGATTGCCCAGTTTGGCAAACGTTCGCTGTGCGGTCCCACCGGGCATCTGGCCGTCCGCAACTATGAAACCTACCTGGCACCTGAAATTCTCGGGCCGGATCCATCGCTGATTACCCATCGAGCAGATATTTATTCGCTTGGGGCCATGTGCTATCACCTGTTAAGTGGTCATCTTCCTTTCTTTTTTGACCAGCTTGGTATCACGGGCCCCGTCTATATGACCGATGATCCACGCCCGTTGCCGGTGTTGCGACCAGAGCTGGAAGTTCCAACGCGGCTCGAACAGTTGATGCTCCGCATGTTGAACCGGGATCCAAATCTGCGCCCGGCATCAATGGAAGAAATCAATGCGACGCTCCAGGACCTGCAACTTGAAATGTCGCTTGAAATTTCAAAAGCCAAAACGGGCTATTCCGGAATGCGATCAACCGGGATGATTGCCTCCCCAGTACCGGTGGAAAAAGCCAACGCCCCAACCTTGCCGGAACTCACTCCGCCACCGCCAGGAGCACCAGTCGGGCTGAGTGGAACAGGTGCCGCACTTGCTTCAGCCAATCTGGCTTCTTCAGCACAACCGGCCCCCAGCGAAAGCAATTTCCCGATTCCAATTCCAGTTCCGGATCCATCAATTGCCCCCAGAAGCAAAAAATCCAATCCTCTGAACCTGCAAACTTCGCGCATAGATGCCCAGGAACTCAATCAGTTTCAAGCCTCTTTCAATGATCCGCCCACATCTGGAGGGCTGCCCCGCAAACAATCCGATCCTCTCAAAACAGTGGTCGTACCAGCACAATCACTGGCTTCTGAACCTCAAGTTCCGGTCGAAAACCCCAGCCAGCCGATTCCGCCGGCAGCGCCGCCAACCGTGGTAACCCCCATCCAGTCACCAGTTGCGATACCTGCGGCGCCAACGGTCGTGTCATCGCCAATTGCGTTCAAACCGTCGCCGGAAGTCAAAAAATCAATCAGCGGCGAAATGGACCGGTCATCTGATCCGGGGAGGGCAGGCCGATCTGGCAGCCCAGCCACCACCTCTGGCGAACATCGGCTGCCTCCACCTCCCGTGGTTCCAAATCGTTCATCGGCCAAAACCAAACCGGCGGGTCGAGCCCGCTGGATCAATCTGGCCATTGGCGCGGTTTTGCTCGTCGCCATCTCAATCGGAGTGGTTCTGACTTTCTTTAATCGCCCGCTACCAGTCGGAACGATTGTGATTGTCACAGATCCCAAGGGCACCCTGGTCTATCTGGACGACAAACTGCTCAATCCTTCGCCAACCACCCTGAAAAATGTGCCGGTGGGGCCGCATAAACTCAAGTTTGTCAAAGAGGGATTTCTTGAACTGGAAAAAGAAGTCGTGGTTGAAGCCGGTCAAACACTGGAGTTACCAGTTGTCCTCCAACCAATTCGCCCCATACCGCCCCCAGGAACGGGGACACCGGCTGAACGGGTTGATGAATTTTTACGGCTGGCGGAAGACGCTTTTAAACGGACTGATTTTGTCACTCCTGAAAGCGATAATGCGTTGTTTTATGCTGAGGCAGTTCTTGCCATCCAGCCCGACAACGCATCCGCCACCCAAATGCGGAAACGCATCAATGATGCCCTGGCCAAACAGGCTGAGACGGCATTGAATCGAAATGATTTTGCGACGTCCCAGATTGCCTATTCACAACTGGCTGAAAAATTCCCCGACGACCCGCGAGGGGCTGAAGGGGTCAAAAAAGTTTCGACCATGCTCGAACAACGGCGTGGGCAAATCAATGAGTTCCTTGCCAATGGTGAATCAGCCTTTACCAGCGGCAAGCTTTTGGAGCCAGCCGATTCGAGTGCCTATTTCTATTCAGCTCAGGTCATTGCCATTGATCGGCGGAACACACAGGCTATCGCCCTGCGCAACAAAGTGAAAGACACGGTCAAACAACAGGCCGAACAAGCGGCCCAGGGCAATAATTTCCAGCTTGCCCTGACCCAATACCAGAAATTGATCCGGTCCTTCCCGGAAGATAAAAAACTGGCGATTCGATTGCGTGAGATTGAAGGTGCGAAAACCAAAGCGGATGCGGCGCTGGCGGCTGCCAGTTCCCCGAAAAATCTTCAAGCTCAGGGCATGCAGAAATTCCGCGCCGGAAACTATGCCGAAGCGATTCCGGACCTTGAAGCCGCCGTCAATGGCGGTGTTTCCGACACGGAAACCTGTTATGCACTTGGGTATGCCTATCTCAAACGGGGCCAAAGCGGCACCGCCAAACGGTATTTTACCCAGGCATCGCAAACCAACCCGAACCACGGGCCAAGCCTGGCTCATCTGGCGGTATTGACCGAGCAATCCAAAGATATTGAACGCGCCATCACGCTCTATGATCGGGCGATCAAAGCCGGTGGCGGCGGGGATTATTCAGTTGGTGAATTACAACAACGGGTTGATTCGCTCCGAAGCGCTCTGTCCAAAGCCAAGGAACCAAGCCCCTATTCAACGGCAGTCACCAAAGAAGGCGGATTCTTTGGATCCGACACTCCCGGAACACTGTCCGTGAGCGTGTCAGGGGTGAGTTTCCGAGCTGATAAAGGCAAAGACAGCTTTTCTTCCCCATTGAAACAGGTCACCGAATTGCGCGCCGAAGGCGATAAGTTGACGATGAAAGTGGGCGGCAAAAAACACACATTTCGGTGTTCATCAGCCACGAACTTTATTCAAACCTTCAACGCCTGCATTAAATTTACGCAAACACCGAATTAG
- a CDS encoding SLC13 family permease, giving the protein MTPAIAIVLVLLVLAVVLFSTERIPIDIVAIVIVVVLIVTKTLTVDDAFAGFGNNIVITIAGLFIITGGLVKTGVVDAVGRHLHQMAGNDVNRLTLWVMVLAGASAAVLKNTTTTAMLLPVVLGVADRAQIQASKLLMPLAFGAILGGTCTLIGTSTNLAVSGLLPRYGMQPFSMFELTPVGIALVGSGLVYMVSLGSKLLPDHKSPASLAEEYHIREYLSEVIVLPNSRLVGKTLADSNLRERLDLNVVGVVRDHTKEISPEADFRIASGDLLLVQGRVEDILRIKNEVGIEIRADFKLSDKDLKSGKIELFELMLLGSSDVVGSTFKASQFRDRFGLTVLAINRHSTMVLSKISRLVLRFGDVLLVQGTRANVERFVSEGNLLLSDVTDRSVRHGKRRFAIAALAVFLVCSVTQIVPLSVAVLVSVLILVATRAVLTQEMYEMIEWRLLVLIAGMMSFGTAMEKTGTDKYLADWIVHHVGGFGGKAVLAGFFLLTVILTQPMSNQAAALVVLPVAIKTAQTLGLDPRTFAITITYAASCSFLTPLEPACVLIYTPGRYRFFDFIKIGSLLTVIMFVVVMWLVPFFWPLN; this is encoded by the coding sequence ATGACTCCAGCGATTGCCATAGTTCTGGTTTTGTTGGTTCTGGCGGTTGTTTTATTTTCAACCGAGCGGATTCCGATTGATATTGTCGCGATTGTCATCGTGGTGGTGTTGATTGTGACCAAAACGCTGACGGTTGATGATGCCTTTGCCGGGTTTGGGAACAATATTGTCATTACCATTGCCGGGCTCTTTATTATCACGGGCGGGCTGGTCAAAACCGGGGTCGTTGATGCTGTGGGCCGTCATCTGCACCAGATGGCTGGAAATGATGTCAACCGATTAACGCTCTGGGTGATGGTACTGGCCGGAGCATCAGCCGCCGTACTAAAAAACACCACCACCACGGCCATGCTGTTGCCGGTTGTGCTTGGTGTGGCGGATCGAGCTCAGATTCAAGCATCTAAACTGTTGATGCCGCTTGCTTTCGGGGCGATTCTTGGCGGCACTTGCACTTTGATTGGAACCTCAACCAACCTGGCTGTCAGCGGGTTACTCCCGCGGTACGGGATGCAGCCGTTTTCAATGTTTGAACTGACACCGGTTGGAATTGCACTGGTGGGGTCTGGTCTGGTGTATATGGTTTCACTCGGTTCCAAATTGCTACCGGACCACAAATCACCAGCTTCTTTAGCTGAGGAATATCACATTCGTGAATATCTTTCTGAAGTGATTGTGTTGCCCAATTCGCGTCTGGTTGGAAAAACCCTGGCGGATTCCAACCTGCGGGAACGGCTTGATCTCAATGTGGTTGGAGTTGTGCGCGACCACACGAAGGAAATTTCTCCCGAAGCCGATTTTCGAATTGCCAGTGGGGATTTGCTTCTGGTTCAGGGGCGGGTGGAGGACATCCTGCGGATCAAAAATGAAGTCGGGATTGAAATCAGAGCCGATTTCAAGTTGAGCGACAAGGACCTGAAGTCAGGAAAAATCGAGTTGTTTGAACTGATGTTGCTCGGTAGCTCAGACGTGGTGGGAAGTACCTTTAAAGCTTCGCAATTCCGTGACCGGTTTGGGTTGACCGTGCTGGCCATCAACCGTCACAGCACCATGGTTTTGTCCAAAATCAGCCGGCTGGTCTTACGGTTTGGAGATGTGCTGCTGGTTCAGGGGACCCGGGCCAATGTTGAACGCTTTGTATCCGAGGGAAACTTGTTGTTAAGTGATGTGACTGACCGTTCCGTCCGCCACGGAAAACGTCGGTTTGCCATTGCCGCACTCGCCGTTTTTCTGGTTTGTTCCGTTACCCAAATTGTTCCGCTTTCAGTGGCAGTTTTAGTGAGTGTGTTGATTTTGGTTGCCACACGAGCGGTGCTGACCCAGGAAATGTATGAAATGATTGAATGGCGGTTACTGGTCTTAATTGCTGGAATGATGAGTTTTGGGACAGCCATGGAAAAGACCGGAACTGATAAGTATCTGGCCGATTGGATTGTGCATCACGTCGGAGGCTTTGGCGGGAAAGCCGTCCTGGCTGGTTTTTTTCTGCTGACCGTGATTCTCACGCAACCGATGTCGAATCAAGCCGCCGCCCTGGTGGTGTTGCCCGTCGCGATCAAAACTGCTCAAACCCTTGGGCTCGATCCACGAACCTTTGCGATTACTATCACTTACGCAGCTTCGTGTTCATTTTTGACCCCGCTTGAACCAGCCTGTGTGCTGATTTATACCCCTGGCCGATACCGATTTTTTGACTTCATCAAAATTGGATCATTGTTGACGGTCATTATGTTTGTGGTGGTGATGTGGCTGGTGCCCTTTTTCTGGCCGCTCAACTGA
- a CDS encoding HEAT repeat domain-containing protein, with protein MSTLIENLNSNDPEIREEAAAKLGLIGDVVAVEALIKVLEDPDPRVRLQSVEALHKIGDRRAIQALVNALRDSDWWVRVSAAEALGTLGDESLAKSLVLDLVSKDPLVRSSSALALGKLQWLECASTLIEFLRADHHWVRYAAAVALGEMMEKRSVDPLCELMINDEDFLVRAGAARSLGKIGDRRAIKALRRGAVKDRNELVRADCLESLRIIWGGSDDESIPTGTG; from the coding sequence GTGTCAACACTGATTGAAAACCTGAATTCCAATGACCCAGAAATCCGTGAAGAAGCTGCTGCAAAACTTGGATTGATCGGAGATGTTGTGGCTGTCGAAGCACTGATCAAGGTTCTGGAAGACCCTGACCCACGGGTGCGGTTGCAATCGGTTGAAGCACTTCACAAAATCGGCGACCGACGGGCAATTCAGGCGCTGGTCAATGCGCTTCGTGACTCGGATTGGTGGGTCCGGGTGTCAGCCGCCGAAGCCCTGGGAACGCTTGGAGATGAAAGTCTGGCCAAATCGCTGGTACTCGACCTGGTTTCAAAAGATCCACTGGTGCGAAGTTCATCGGCCCTTGCCCTGGGAAAACTGCAGTGGCTGGAATGTGCCAGCACCTTAATCGAGTTTTTACGGGCGGATCACCATTGGGTCAGGTATGCCGCCGCCGTTGCGCTTGGTGAAATGATGGAAAAGAGGTCGGTTGATCCGCTGTGTGAGTTGATGATCAACGATGAGGATTTTTTAGTCCGGGCCGGTGCGGCACGTTCCCTGGGAAAAATTGGCGACCGCCGGGCCATTAAGGCGCTCCGGCGCGGCGCGGTCAAAGATCGGAATGAGCTGGTACGCGCTGATTGTCTGGAGTCGCTTCGGATAATTTGGGGAGGATCTGATGATGAGTCTATCCCCACGGGAACGGGGTAA
- a CDS encoding phosphotransferase: MNPRLQTFLNHFFSDRSPQVDSLQGDASTRAYFRVSLPEQSYIAAVYPDSFSLQEFPYLVVTQLFEQFAVPVPRIHSMSDVEGIILQEDLGDLRFQDVLNELTPARLNELYREAITLLVEIQKTTDQAVTQNLLPARLAFDEEKLFWELNFFFEHYFGSYRRRRPQAEYEALILGELFALARRLASVPRVLCHRDYHCRNLMYTANRLVVIDHQDARMGPATYDLVSLLGDPYARLDQNLQTELKTFFWEQHTAAFGNRIYPSRQAFEAEYRLMMIQRMLKAVGTFSFQAGVRKNPTYIEYIAPAFQASFSALELVADLPFTQEAVETAIKNEE, from the coding sequence ATGAATCCTCGTTTACAAACATTCCTTAACCATTTTTTTTCCGACAGATCACCACAGGTTGATTCCCTGCAGGGAGATGCCTCAACTCGCGCCTATTTCCGAGTCTCCCTTCCAGAGCAAAGCTATATTGCCGCCGTGTACCCGGACAGCTTTTCGCTCCAGGAGTTTCCCTATCTGGTTGTGACACAGTTATTTGAACAATTTGCCGTCCCGGTGCCGCGGATTCATTCCATGAGCGATGTGGAAGGCATTATTCTCCAGGAAGATTTAGGGGATCTGCGATTTCAGGATGTGCTGAATGAGTTAACCCCGGCCAGACTCAATGAACTGTACCGCGAGGCCATCACGCTTCTGGTTGAAATTCAGAAAACCACGGACCAGGCAGTCACTCAGAATTTACTTCCAGCCAGGCTCGCCTTTGATGAGGAAAAACTGTTTTGGGAACTCAATTTTTTCTTTGAGCACTATTTTGGAAGCTATCGCCGGCGCCGCCCACAAGCCGAGTATGAAGCGTTGATTTTAGGCGAACTTTTTGCCCTGGCCCGCCGACTCGCCAGTGTTCCGCGTGTCCTGTGCCATCGTGACTACCATTGCCGGAACCTGATGTACACCGCCAACCGGCTCGTGGTGATTGACCATCAGGATGCCCGAATGGGACCGGCCACCTATGATCTGGTTTCGCTGTTGGGCGATCCTTATGCTCGACTGGATCAAAATCTGCAAACTGAATTGAAGACTTTCTTCTGGGAACAACACACCGCCGCGTTTGGCAACCGAATCTACCCATCCCGCCAGGCATTCGAAGCTGAATACCGGCTGATGATGATTCAACGCATGCTCAAAGCTGTCGGCACCTTCAGTTTTCAGGCGGGTGTTCGGAAGAATCCAACCTACATTGAGTACATTGCACCGGCATTTCAGGCTTCATTCAGCGCACTGGAACTGGTGGCCGATCTGCCGTTTACCCAGGAAGCGGTTGAAACCGCGATCAAAAACGAAGAATGA